The following are from one region of the Mesorhizobium sp. B2-8-5 genome:
- a CDS encoding anti-sigma factor family protein — MWPDSRVSEQDIGRLLDGELSPSQRSELQARLAREPELAAEVFAHAQRMEALRDSQPRRLFPPGATVDKARQLEQALRRRRMFAMLRLQVAAVALIAIGWSANSLTVPLRQGGKTADETFILAARDALRVAQLNAGPEKGVELKQDKIQRLVGAVNVSMPTLPSAWVVKDVQVQPWNGQQSLVVTADTPSVGRITLVAAPMNGEDAVPPTPATDGRVPTVYWQSGGTAYALMGSAAPDRLEVEAKQIEVATRRSVAPKTRG, encoded by the coding sequence ATGTGGCCCGATAGTCGCGTTTCCGAGCAGGATATCGGCCGCTTGCTGGATGGCGAGCTGTCGCCGTCGCAGCGATCCGAGCTGCAGGCCCGGCTTGCGCGCGAGCCGGAACTGGCAGCGGAGGTCTTTGCCCACGCGCAACGCATGGAAGCGCTGCGCGATTCCCAACCAAGGCGATTGTTTCCGCCCGGCGCGACCGTCGACAAGGCGAGACAGCTGGAACAGGCGCTTCGCCGCAGGCGGATGTTCGCGATGCTCCGACTTCAGGTCGCCGCCGTCGCGCTAATCGCGATCGGATGGTCGGCCAACTCGCTGACAGTGCCGCTTCGCCAGGGCGGCAAGACGGCGGATGAAACCTTCATCCTGGCCGCGCGGGATGCGCTGCGCGTCGCGCAACTCAATGCCGGTCCCGAAAAGGGCGTCGAGCTCAAACAGGACAAGATCCAGCGGCTGGTTGGCGCCGTCAACGTCAGCATGCCGACGCTGCCCTCGGCATGGGTGGTCAAGGATGTCCAGGTGCAGCCCTGGAACGGACAGCAGAGCCTGGTCGTGACGGCCGATACACCAAGCGTCGGGCGCATCACACTTGTGGCGGCGCCGATGAACGGCGAGGACGCCGTTCCCCCGACGCCTGCCACCGACGGCCGCGTGCCGACGGTTTACTGGCAGTCTGGGGGTACCGCCTATGCGCTGATGGGGTCCGCCGCGCCGGATCGGCTCGAAGTGGAAGCAAAGCAGATCGAGGTCGCCACGCGCCGGAGCGTTGCGCCCAAGACAAGAGGCTGA
- a CDS encoding ABC transporter ATP-binding protein — MTEAVIALRDVSLTLGEGASSVHVLKGVSLDVAAGEATGIVGPSGSGKSTLLMVLAGLERVDSGTVQIAGELLNGKSEDQIASFRGRNIGIVFQSFHLIPNMTALENVAVPLELAGHADPFGVAARDLAAVGLSDRVTHYPGELSGGEQQRVAIARALAPSPRILIADEPTGNLDQATGKQIADLLFAKAAERGMTLVLVTHDPALAARCARQVSMRSGRIEDAPKAVKVPA; from the coding sequence GTGACAGAAGCCGTCATCGCGCTGAGGGACGTATCGCTGACGCTCGGCGAGGGCGCGTCCTCCGTCCATGTGCTGAAGGGCGTCAGCCTCGACGTGGCGGCCGGTGAAGCCACCGGCATCGTTGGACCGTCGGGCTCGGGCAAATCAACCCTGCTGATGGTTCTTGCCGGCCTGGAACGGGTCGATTCGGGTACGGTCCAGATCGCCGGTGAGCTGCTCAACGGCAAAAGCGAGGACCAGATCGCATCGTTTCGTGGACGAAACATTGGCATCGTCTTTCAGTCCTTCCATCTCATTCCCAACATGACGGCGCTCGAGAACGTCGCGGTGCCGCTCGAGCTTGCCGGCCATGCCGACCCGTTCGGCGTCGCCGCGCGCGATCTCGCCGCCGTCGGCCTGAGCGACCGCGTGACGCACTATCCGGGCGAGCTCTCCGGCGGCGAGCAGCAGCGCGTGGCGATCGCCCGGGCGCTGGCGCCGTCGCCGCGCATCCTCATCGCCGACGAGCCGACCGGCAATCTCGACCAGGCGACGGGAAAGCAGATCGCCGATCTTCTGTTCGCCAAGGCGGCGGAACGCGGCATGACGCTGGTGCTGGTGACGCACGACCCGGCGCTTGCCGCGCGTTGCGCGCGGCAGGTCTCGATGCGCTCGGGGCGGATCGAGGACGCGCCGAAAGCCGTGAAGGTTCCCGCCTGA
- a CDS encoding invasion associated locus B family protein has product MRGLIAIVSSLVLVASAVPVLAQQATKIGQHNAWGTYSYQSAAGKVCYVLTVPTDKQPATLDHGDMFFFVSQRPGQQVSYEPQFIAGYNFQEGSKATVTIDKKSFSMFTRGKSAWVENAAEEPVLIAAMKTGSDMKVQAKSGRGNPTSYVFSLKGISAALSSIAKCK; this is encoded by the coding sequence ATGCGCGGATTGATTGCTATAGTTTCCAGCCTGGTCCTGGTGGCCTCGGCAGTGCCGGTGTTGGCGCAACAGGCGACCAAGATCGGCCAGCACAATGCCTGGGGCACCTACAGCTATCAGTCGGCCGCCGGCAAGGTCTGCTATGTGCTGACCGTGCCCACCGACAAGCAGCCGGCGACGCTCGACCATGGCGACATGTTCTTCTTCGTCAGCCAGCGGCCCGGACAGCAGGTCTCCTACGAGCCGCAGTTCATCGCCGGCTACAACTTCCAGGAAGGCTCGAAGGCCACCGTCACCATCGACAAGAAATCCTTCTCGATGTTCACCCGCGGCAAGTCGGCCTGGGTCGAGAACGCCGCCGAAGAGCCGGTGCTGATTGCCGCCATGAAGACCGGCTCCGACATGAAGGTGCAGGCGAAGTCCGGCCGCGGCAACCCCACCTCCTACGTCTTCTCGCTCAAGGGCATCTCGGCCGCGCTGTCCTCGATCGCCAAGTGCAAATAG
- a CDS encoding low molecular weight protein-tyrosine-phosphatase, which produces MREKPIKSILFVCLGNICRSPLAEGVFHSVLAERGLAGRIVLDSAATSGWEVGSAPDPRSVAVAAKHGVDISGQRARKVLAEDFSRFDLILGMDKANVRDLKALATATARDRVHLYLDFAIGKTADVPDPYYNGAEAFASVYRMIREASEALAKRLEASASPTSGQASSTM; this is translated from the coding sequence ATGCGCGAAAAGCCCATAAAATCCATTCTGTTCGTCTGCCTCGGCAACATCTGCCGGTCACCGCTTGCCGAGGGCGTTTTCCACAGCGTGCTGGCCGAGCGCGGGCTGGCCGGGCGCATCGTGCTCGATTCGGCCGCGACCAGCGGCTGGGAGGTCGGCTCCGCGCCCGATCCACGCTCTGTCGCTGTGGCCGCAAAGCATGGCGTCGACATTTCAGGGCAGAGGGCGCGCAAGGTGCTGGCGGAGGATTTTTCGCGCTTCGACCTGATCCTCGGCATGGACAAGGCGAATGTGCGCGACCTCAAGGCGCTGGCGACAGCGACCGCGCGCGACCGGGTCCATCTCTATCTGGATTTCGCGATAGGAAAGACCGCGGACGTGCCGGATCCCTATTACAACGGCGCCGAGGCCTTCGCTTCGGTCTATCGCATGATCCGCGAGGCATCCGAGGCGCTGGCGAAGCGGCTCGAGGCCAGCGCTTCGCCGACCAGCGGCCAGGCTTCTTCGACGATGTAG
- the thpR gene encoding RNA 2',3'-cyclic phosphodiesterase yields the protein MPRLFTALEIPRDAALSLSLLRGGLPGARWIDVENYHLTLRFIGDVEGHVADEIANALDRVDRPSFQMTLSGVGAFGGKKPHAVWAGVSASPDLAALQGEIDRICQRLGLPADPRKFSPHVTLARLRNGSPLDVAQYLSARGNFAALPFRVGRFVLMSSRDSVGGGPYIVEEAWPLVGEALASSRFASASDASRIMR from the coding sequence ATGCCACGTCTTTTCACCGCCCTCGAAATTCCGCGTGATGCCGCCCTCTCTTTGTCCCTGCTCCGGGGCGGGTTGCCAGGAGCGCGCTGGATCGACGTCGAAAACTACCATCTGACGCTGCGCTTCATCGGCGATGTCGAAGGCCATGTCGCCGACGAGATCGCCAACGCCCTCGACCGGGTCGACCGCCCCTCTTTTCAAATGACGCTCTCCGGCGTCGGCGCCTTCGGCGGCAAGAAGCCGCATGCGGTGTGGGCCGGCGTGTCGGCCTCGCCCGACCTGGCGGCGCTGCAGGGCGAGATCGACCGCATCTGCCAGCGGCTCGGCCTGCCGGCCGACCCGCGCAAATTCTCGCCGCATGTGACGCTGGCGCGCCTGCGCAATGGGAGCCCGCTCGATGTCGCGCAATATCTTTCGGCGCGCGGCAATTTCGCGGCGCTGCCCTTCCGCGTCGGCCGCTTCGTCCTGATGTCGTCGCGCGATTCGGTCGGCGGCGGCCCCTACATCGTCGAAGAAGCCTGGCCGCTGGTCGGCGAAGCGCTGGCCTCGAGCCGCTTCGCCAGCGCCTCGGATGCCTCGCGGATCATGCGATAG
- a CDS encoding YkvA family protein — MTQGTGFDFFGFGDKLAGEGEVREKFWRTARKAARQIPFMDEVVAAYYCAMDKDTPMRAKAILLGALGYFVLPFDFIPDFVVGLGFTDDLAVLTAAITAVSAHITPAHRQAARDALADKN, encoded by the coding sequence ATGACGCAAGGTACCGGTTTCGATTTCTTCGGCTTCGGCGACAAGCTTGCCGGCGAGGGCGAGGTCCGCGAGAAATTCTGGCGCACCGCCAGGAAGGCGGCGCGGCAGATTCCGTTCATGGACGAGGTGGTCGCCGCCTACTATTGCGCCATGGACAAGGACACGCCGATGCGTGCCAAGGCAATCTTGCTCGGCGCGCTGGGTTATTTCGTCCTGCCGTTCGATTTCATTCCCGATTTCGTCGTCGGCCTCGGCTTCACCGACGACCTTGCCGTGCTGACCGCAGCGATCACCGCCGTCAGCGCCCATATCACGCCTGCCCACAGGCAGGCCGCCAGGGACGCGCTGGCGGACAAGAACTGA
- a CDS encoding 4a-hydroxytetrahydrobiopterin dehydratase: protein MNREKLTKDAIATALAELEGWSLAADGASIKRSFVFKNFSEAFAFMTRVALAAEKMDHHPDWSNVYKTVDVTLNTHDAGGVTALDIELAKRMNRYFG, encoded by the coding sequence ATGAACAGGGAAAAACTGACCAAGGACGCGATCGCCACGGCTCTGGCCGAACTCGAAGGCTGGTCGCTCGCCGCCGACGGCGCTTCCATCAAACGCAGCTTCGTCTTCAAGAATTTCTCCGAAGCCTTCGCCTTCATGACGCGCGTGGCGCTGGCGGCCGAAAAGATGGACCATCACCCGGACTGGTCGAATGTCTACAAGACCGTCGACGTGACGCTGAACACCCACGACGCCGGCGGCGTGACGGCGTTGGATATCGAGTTGGCAAAGCGGATGAACCGGTATTTCGGCTGA
- a CDS encoding arylesterase, whose product MAFKHRFAAALMLFLAVCGAITPARAATFTIVGFGDSLMAGFGLGPGQGFTDRLQAALKAKGLDITVANAGVSGDTSSGGLARLDWSVPDGTRLVILELGANDMLRGVAPDIAEKNLDAMLGKLKQRNIPVLLAGMRAAPNLGADYQKTFDAIYPKLAAKYAVPLYPFFLDGVAGHPDLQLEDGLHPNPKGVDVIVERILPTVERAIADNGGPS is encoded by the coding sequence ATGGCATTCAAACACCGTTTTGCCGCAGCCCTCATGCTTTTCCTCGCCGTTTGCGGCGCCATTACGCCGGCGCGCGCCGCCACCTTCACCATCGTCGGCTTCGGCGACAGCCTGATGGCAGGCTTCGGCCTTGGCCCCGGCCAGGGTTTCACCGACAGGCTGCAGGCGGCGCTGAAGGCTAAGGGCCTCGACATCACCGTCGCCAATGCCGGCGTCTCCGGCGACACATCGAGCGGCGGGCTGGCGCGGCTCGACTGGTCGGTGCCGGACGGCACGAGGCTCGTCATCCTCGAACTCGGCGCCAACGACATGCTGCGCGGCGTCGCTCCCGACATCGCCGAGAAGAACCTCGACGCCATGCTGGGCAAGCTGAAGCAGCGCAACATCCCGGTGCTGCTCGCCGGCATGCGCGCCGCGCCCAACCTCGGCGCCGACTACCAGAAGACCTTCGACGCCATCTACCCGAAGCTTGCCGCTAAATATGCCGTTCCGCTCTATCCGTTCTTTCTCGACGGCGTCGCCGGCCACCCCGACCTGCAGCTGGAGGACGGCCTGCACCCCAATCCGAAGGGCGTCGACGTGATCGTCGAGCGCATCCTGCCCACCGTCGAGAGGGCGATCGCCGACAATGGCGGCCCGTCGTGA
- a CDS encoding sigma-70 family RNA polymerase sigma factor, translating into MKAKFDVIPHLEDLWRYGRVLTGNDSDADDLVQESLARALSMAGSYDPSRSLLPWLIRIVRNTFFTGASQADADRRRLASIADMSDAASPPPQEHSAELSNVGRALARMPTDQAEILHLVGVLGFTYSEAAELLGVPTGTVMSRLSRARAALKHNMENMDDGASRHLKIIGGRDVAR; encoded by the coding sequence ATGAAAGCGAAGTTCGACGTCATACCGCATCTGGAGGATCTGTGGCGTTACGGCAGAGTGCTCACCGGCAATGATTCCGACGCCGATGACCTTGTACAGGAATCTCTCGCCCGTGCGTTGTCGATGGCCGGCAGCTACGATCCCTCCCGGTCGCTGCTTCCCTGGCTGATCAGGATTGTCCGCAACACCTTCTTCACCGGTGCCAGTCAGGCCGATGCCGACAGGCGGCGCCTTGCGTCCATCGCCGACATGTCGGATGCCGCCTCGCCGCCGCCGCAGGAGCACAGCGCCGAACTTTCCAACGTCGGCAGGGCCCTCGCCCGGATGCCGACCGACCAGGCCGAAATACTGCACCTGGTCGGCGTGCTGGGTTTTACCTATTCCGAGGCGGCCGAACTGCTGGGCGTGCCGACGGGAACCGTGATGTCCCGTCTCAGCCGGGCTCGCGCTGCCTTGAAGCACAACATGGAAAATATGGATGACGGAGCTTCCCGTCATCTGAAGATCATTGGAGGGCGTGATGTGGCCCGATAG